In Sphingobacterium thalpophilum, a genomic segment contains:
- a CDS encoding multidrug efflux SMR transporter: MNWIALIIAGIFEIGWPLGLKMAQQPDSNKFGWILLAIVSMSISGGLLFYAQKAIPIGTAYAVWTGLGAVGTLMVGIFFFGDSANVFRLLSATLIVAGIIGLKIF; this comes from the coding sequence ATGAATTGGATTGCATTGATTATTGCTGGCATTTTTGAAATTGGCTGGCCGCTCGGATTAAAAATGGCTCAACAGCCAGATTCAAATAAATTTGGTTGGATTCTATTAGCTATTGTCTCCATGAGCATTAGTGGCGGATTATTATTTTATGCTCAAAAAGCTATTCCTATAGGTACAGCATATGCCGTATGGACAGGTTTAGGGGCAGTGGGCACATTAATGGTCGGAATCTTTTTTTTCGGAGATTCGGCCAATGTATTTAGACTCCTGTCTGCAACATTGATCGTCGCAGGAATTATTGGCTTAAAGATTTTTTAA